The Alteribacter populi genomic sequence ATTACAATCTTCATGCTAAAAGTTTGAATGAATTGTTACAGGAATGTTACGATCATGAGATGAATAGAGTATAATGACCACGCATTTTTAAGGGGGGATTCTGTGGAGGTAAATAACCCAGCCGGTTTTTGGATAAGGTTTTTTGCTGGCTTAATAGATGGTATTATCTTGGGAATTGGAGTATTGATTCTCGGGGCAGTATTAGGCTTCGGGGGTGATGGGATTGCCTCGGACGTTCTTTCGACAATTATTAATTGGAGTTACCTCGTCATTGTGCCGGTTCTTTGGTATGGCTATACAATAGGGAAAAAAGCCGTTGGTGTGCGGGTCGTAAAGAATGATAGCTCGGATGTTACATGGGGAACGATGATCCTTCGCGAAGTAGTAGGAGGACTTTTGTATGGGATCTCGTTTGGAATTTTAGCCATTGTCAGTGCGTTTATGGTTGGCCTTCGTAAAGATAAGCGGGCGATTCATGATCTGATTGCGGGTACCTATGTTACCTATCATAAACCTGAATAACGACAATAAAAGAGCACTCGAAAGGGTGCTCTTTTTTAAAGAGTTAAGAAAGTATAGAGCGACCGAGCATAGGTCGCATCCTGTAATGGGTGTCAATCCCATCGGGGTAAGTGCTAGCGACTCACCCGTAACGCGTCTTGGAGGGTTGTGGGTAACCATAATCTTTAAGCGTAGACAGTGGGCCGTAAGCAAAGCGGTTGGAGGGATAGAGCTCCTATATCTTATGACTTGGGAAAGCTGATGATCTTATACTCTCAGAAAGCAACATCTCTCCAAACGAAAGGGCGAGTGAGGAGGGTGGTTCCCCGGATTTTATGACCTCTACACGCTGGACATCGTTAGGATATGGCAACTCGGGAGATCCTGAATGATCTTTCGGATAGAAAGTATGGTGGACAAGCGATACAAAGTGAGAGAACCAAATGTCGTTCAGGAAGTCGGAAAGTGGCGTCGCGGGCAAACAGTTAATTGAGAAAAC encodes the following:
- a CDS encoding RDD family protein is translated as MEVNNPAGFWIRFFAGLIDGIILGIGVLILGAVLGFGGDGIASDVLSTIINWSYLVIVPVLWYGYTIGKKAVGVRVVKNDSSDVTWGTMILREVVGGLLYGISFGILAIVSAFMVGLRKDKRAIHDLIAGTYVTYHKPE